From Asterias rubens unplaced genomic scaffold, eAstRub1.3, whole genome shotgun sequence, the proteins below share one genomic window:
- the LOC117305901 gene encoding uncharacterized protein LOC117305901 encodes MRTDPSFAFHSSSTATSTSHKLTPSPFISKPSIAVHKTEVEKNSTFAPNELMDPDKQCPIHKRPHSFRKCRGFRAKPLEERKAFLREHAICYRCYASTSHMANDCNGKIRCTECDSDRHVSALHNGLPPWKRTDSLPVENHGGEQPNKEPSGASTSCTDVCGDGLPGKSCSKICLASVYPQGQPDMKVKVYVMLDDQSNRSLARSAFFDMFNIIGDTSPYELRTCSGTTSAHGMRANGFIIQSADEEVQLALPPLLECDSIPNNRSQILLLLGRDVIQVHKVRSQSNGPHTAPYAQQLDLGWVIVGDVCLGGAHKPAVNSFKTSILDNGRPRYLTPCESKFHVKEMFVNKTSRHEKQQLDSIGSDVFLESPEYYKLAPSVEDDTFLSIMNEDCQTPRRRLTNNRQQVVNRLMSLRRTLLKKPEMKDHYIEFMDKIFSSGHAELALPLQPGQECWYLPSLGVYHPKKAGQIRIVFDSSSQHDNVSLNDVLLRGPDLNNSLLGILIRFRCEPIVIMADIQQMFHSFLVKKEQRLPPLSLV; translated from the exons ATGAGGACTGATCCAAGCTTTGCTTTCCATTCGTCCAGCACGGCGACATCCACAAGCCATAAGCTCACGCCAAGTCCGTTCATATCAAAGCCCTCAATCGCTGTGCACAAGACTGAGGTGGAGAAAAATTCGACCTTTGCCCCCAATGAACTGATGGACCCAGACAAGCAGTGCCCCATTCACAAGAGACCCCACTCCTTCAGAAAGTGCCGTGGCTTCAGAGCAAAACCATTGGAGGAAAGAAAGGCCTTTCTCAGAGAGCATGCTATTTGCTACAGGTGCTATGCTTCTACTTCTCACATGGCAAACGACTGCAATGGGAAAATTCGCTGCACCGAGTGTGACAGCGATCGTCATGTATCCGCCCTTCATAATGGCCTGCCACCTTGGAAAAGAACTGATTCTTTGCCTGTGGAAAACCATGGCGGGGAGCAACCCAATAAAGAGCCATCAGGAGCTTCCACAAGTTGCACAGACGTTTGTGGAGATGGTCTACCTGGAAAATCGTGTTCCAAGATATGTCTAGCCAGCGTGTATCCGCAGGGCCAACCTGACATGAAGGTGAAGGTGTATGTGATGTTAGATGATCAAAGCAACCGCTCGCTTGCCAGGTCTGCCTTCTTTGACATGTTCAACATTATTGGAGACACCTCTCCCTACGAACTCCGCACATGTTCTGGCACAACAAGCGCTCATGGAATGAGAGCTAACGGCTTCATAATACAATCAGCAGATGAAGAAGTCCAGCTGGCCTTGCCACCACTCCTCGAGTGTGACTCTATCCCAAACAATCGAT CGCAGATTCTTCTTCTACTTGGCAGAGATGTAATTCAGGTCCACAAGGTTCGCAGTCAGAGCAACGGACCCCACACTGCCCCCTACGCCCAACAACTGGACTTGGGATGGGTCATAGTGGGAGATGTCTGCCTCGGGGGAGCTCACAAACCAGCCGTCAATAGCTTCAAAACGAGTATCCTTGATAACGGCCGTCCACGCTACTTAACACCCTGTGAGAGCAAATTCCATGTGAAGGAAATGTTCGTCAACAAGACTTCCAGACACGAGAAACAACAGCTAGATAGTATCGGTTCTGATGTCTTCCTTGAGTCTCCTGAATATTACAAGTTGGCCCCGTCAGTTGAAGACGACACTTTCCTCTCCATCATGAATGAAGATTGTCAAACCCCCCGGCGACGCCTAACCAACAACAGACAACAAGTAGTGAACCGTCTTATGTCTCTTCGTCGCACTCTTCTCAAGAAACCCGAGATGAAAGACCACTACATTGAATTCATGGACAAGATCTTCAGCAGTGGTCATGCAGAGTTAGCTTTACCACTCCAGCCAGGCCAAGAGTGCTGGTACCTACCTAGCTTAGGTGTTTATCACCCGAAGAAAGCGGGCCAAATAAGAATCGTGTTTGACTCAAGCTCTCAACATGACAATGTATCCTTGAACGACGTGCTACTCAGAGGTCCAGATCTCAACAACAGTCTGCTAGGCATTCTCATTCGCTTCAGATGTGAACCAATAGTCATCATGGCCGATATCCAGCAGATGTTCCATAGTTTTCTCGTCAAGAAGGAACAGAGATTACCTCCGCTTTCTTTGGTCTGA